A genomic window from Bacillus mesophilus includes:
- the selB gene encoding selenocysteine-specific translation elongation factor has protein sequence MEKHYYTVGMAGHIDHGKTTLTKALTNVDTDRLKEEKERQISIELGFAPLDLGDNLVASVIDVPGHERFIRQMIAGVAGIDLVILVVAADEGVMPQTKEHLDILSFLGIKKGIVAVTKIDKVDADFVELVQDEMREQLQGTVFADSPMILIDSLKGLGIDELKLQIKDDLLQTEERNANGAFRLPIDQVFTVKGQGTVVRGTVYEGTVIEGQSLLILPSRKETKARQLQVHHKPADRAVAGQRVALNLSNVTKEDLDRGDVLVDKEHFVVTDTIDIALSFVDSLKLAVKQRTPIKLHLGTSEVMGKIVFFDRNEVAGDSEEVLCQLRLNEEIVTKRGDRFILRRATPVETIGGGWVVDPNGQKYKFGQATAEMLHKKKEGTPAQRIVDLLIDKKYIHKKELLQQTSLKEDQLEEVTVTEPDIIEVLQGYTLLSEQKGLLNKVRDVLSSFHDKHPMRIGMNKAELVGLFSHNAPKEWVGNVLDQATQANELQKQEQFIALVNFEPSFPSNWSKRIETMLQELDNDQLNVKTFEEYGKVAGLPKDVIDELKHFLRQKGRIYFLDEKNAVSRLTLELLLEKLSSHTDESFDLKQAKDCLDVSRKYLIPFVELLDTLGITKRQDQIRVWVRKTID, from the coding sequence ATGGAAAAGCATTATTATACAGTTGGCATGGCTGGACATATAGATCATGGGAAAACAACATTAACAAAAGCTTTAACTAATGTAGATACAGATCGGTTAAAGGAAGAGAAAGAACGGCAAATCTCAATTGAACTAGGCTTTGCTCCGTTGGATTTAGGGGATAATTTAGTGGCTTCTGTCATTGATGTACCAGGACATGAACGTTTTATTCGTCAAATGATCGCTGGGGTAGCGGGAATAGATTTAGTCATTTTAGTAGTGGCAGCGGATGAGGGCGTTATGCCTCAAACAAAGGAACACCTTGATATTCTTTCTTTTTTAGGGATTAAAAAGGGTATTGTTGCTGTAACAAAAATTGATAAAGTAGACGCAGATTTTGTAGAGCTTGTACAAGATGAGATGAGGGAACAGCTACAAGGAACAGTCTTTGCAGATTCTCCTATGATATTAATTGATAGTTTGAAAGGCCTCGGTATAGACGAGCTTAAGCTACAAATTAAAGATGATTTATTGCAAACTGAAGAACGAAATGCAAACGGTGCCTTTAGACTACCAATTGATCAGGTTTTTACAGTGAAAGGACAAGGTACTGTGGTAAGAGGTACTGTTTATGAAGGAACAGTCATTGAAGGACAGTCGTTGCTTATACTTCCGTCAAGAAAAGAAACTAAGGCTAGGCAACTTCAGGTTCATCATAAGCCAGCAGACAGGGCAGTAGCAGGACAACGTGTAGCGCTCAACCTTTCTAACGTTACCAAAGAGGATCTTGATAGAGGTGATGTACTTGTCGATAAGGAGCATTTTGTTGTCACAGACACGATCGATATAGCATTGTCCTTTGTAGATTCTCTTAAGCTCGCTGTTAAACAGCGAACACCTATTAAGCTTCACCTTGGGACATCTGAAGTGATGGGGAAGATTGTGTTCTTTGATCGTAATGAGGTGGCTGGCGACAGTGAAGAGGTTCTCTGTCAACTTCGCTTAAACGAAGAAATTGTGACTAAACGTGGGGATCGGTTTATTCTTAGAAGAGCTACTCCCGTAGAAACTATTGGTGGTGGTTGGGTCGTTGATCCTAATGGTCAAAAATATAAATTTGGACAAGCAACTGCAGAGATGCTCCATAAGAAAAAAGAAGGAACACCAGCTCAACGAATTGTCGACCTTTTAATTGATAAGAAATATATACATAAAAAGGAATTGCTACAGCAGACTTCTTTAAAAGAAGACCAGCTTGAAGAGGTAACAGTAACTGAACCTGATATTATCGAAGTATTACAAGGCTACACCTTACTTTCCGAGCAAAAAGGATTATTAAATAAAGTAAGGGATGTTTTATCTAGCTTTCATGATAAACATCCAATGAGAATCGGTATGAATAAGGCGGAGCTTGTTGGCTTATTTAGTCATAACGCCCCAAAGGAATGGGTTGGAAACGTATTGGACCAAGCCACCCAAGCTAATGAATTGCAAAAACAAGAGCAGTTCATTGCTTTAGTCAACTTCGAGCCCTCATTTCCATCCAATTGGTCAAAGAGGATAGAAACTATGCTTCAAGAATTAGACAATGATCAACTAAATGTAAAAACCTTTGAGGAATATGGAAAAGTAGCGGGCCTTCCTAAGGATGTAATTGACGAATTAAAGCATTTTTTACGCCAAAAAGGTAGAATCTATTTCTTAGATGAGAAAAATGCTGTTTCAAGACTTACTCTTGAACTACTATTAGAAAAGCTTTCTTCACATACCGATGAATCATTCGACTTAAAGCAAGCGAAAGATTGCTTAGATGTATCTCGAAAGTATTTAATACCTTTTGTAGAATTATTAGATACGTTAGGCATAACAAAAAGACAAGATCAAATCCGAGTGTGGGTGAGAAAAACCATTGACTAA
- the phnD gene encoding phosphate/phosphite/phosphonate ABC transporter substrate-binding protein: MKKLWVMMIIALFAVLAACGGGNDEVKEEEQVENTEEQTASEELEKLVVGVIPSLNQGNMQTAMDKLSKHFESELDIPVEITVYPDYQAVVQAMNYDEVNMAYFGPSTYIDANEQSGARAIMTQLIDGEPFYYSYIITHKDSPLTSIEDLVAQSKDLTFAFGDPSSTSGSLIPSIELKKQGVFTNQNEHQFDNLLYTGGHDATALAVENKQVDAGAIDSAIFDTLQANGKIGDNFKIIWQSEKLFQYPWAVSKVVSDELVAKIQDAFLNVKDQEILDAFAATGFTVATDADYEAIREAKKEAK; this comes from the coding sequence ATGAAAAAACTTTGGGTAATGATGATTATTGCATTGTTTGCCGTTCTTGCTGCTTGTGGTGGTGGCAATGATGAAGTGAAAGAAGAAGAGCAAGTAGAAAATACAGAGGAACAAACTGCATCTGAAGAACTAGAAAAGCTAGTTGTAGGTGTAATCCCTTCATTGAACCAAGGAAATATGCAAACTGCAATGGATAAGCTTTCTAAGCATTTTGAGTCAGAATTAGATATACCAGTAGAAATAACTGTATATCCAGATTACCAGGCAGTTGTTCAAGCAATGAATTATGATGAAGTAAATATGGCGTATTTTGGTCCATCTACATATATTGATGCAAATGAGCAGAGTGGTGCAAGAGCCATTATGACGCAGTTAATTGATGGAGAGCCATTTTACTATTCTTATATTATTACTCATAAAGATTCACCGCTTACTTCAATTGAAGACTTAGTCGCTCAAAGTAAGGACCTTACATTTGCTTTTGGTGACCCTAGTTCTACATCTGGTTCACTAATTCCAAGTATTGAGTTAAAGAAACAGGGTGTGTTTACAAATCAAAATGAACATCAGTTTGACAACCTACTATACACAGGTGGTCATGATGCTACGGCACTTGCTGTAGAAAATAAACAAGTAGATGCTGGTGCAATCGACAGTGCCATTTTTGATACATTACAAGCAAATGGAAAAATCGGTGATAACTTTAAAATTATTTGGCAATCAGAAAAGTTATTTCAATATCCTTGGGCTGTAAGTAAAGTAGTTAGTGATGAGCTTGTCGCAAAGATCCAAGATGCTTTCTTAAATGTTAAGGATCAAGAAATTTTAGATGCCTTTGCAGCTACTGGTTTTACAGTCGCAACAGATGCTGATTATGAGGCAATTCGTGAGGCGAAGAAGGAAGCTAAGTAA
- a CDS encoding glycosyltransferase family 4 protein, with product MTKKIAFFTPYFHSNRGNATTTKRIVHGLREAGIDVFVVPYLEERWSDEKEEQLKKCDLYHILHIYRFAKWNMCRELLLDKPYILTNGGTDINYDLANPAQVAEMNQMIQAASAITVFTEDGRSIVQSLFPDKIIKIIPQSVWFEDRNDADVLQLPKGNPIIFLPAGIRAIKDPLYVWKEIKELKKTFQNLQFIIAGIVIEKDLFHEIDKLCKQYDWVHFLEDVPFYQMKQLYEHADITINTSVTEGQSSSIIEAMYNGCPVLVRANEGNLSLVKHEETGFVFTDQQSFFMMATKLLTNKDLTDTISTNGEKYVLEHHSLQKEVGQYIQLYNQFL from the coding sequence TTGACTAAAAAAATTGCATTCTTTACTCCCTATTTTCACAGCAATAGAGGAAACGCTACAACAACAAAGAGAATAGTTCATGGACTACGTGAAGCGGGAATAGATGTTTTTGTGGTTCCCTACCTTGAAGAAAGGTGGTCCGATGAGAAGGAAGAACAGTTAAAGAAATGTGACCTTTATCATATTTTACATATCTACCGTTTTGCAAAGTGGAATATGTGTAGAGAGCTCCTTCTTGATAAACCATATATTCTTACAAACGGTGGTACTGATATTAATTATGATCTAGCAAACCCGGCACAAGTGGCAGAAATGAACCAGATGATTCAGGCGGCATCAGCCATCACCGTTTTTACTGAAGATGGAAGAAGTATAGTTCAATCCCTGTTTCCGGACAAAATAATCAAGATTATACCACAAAGTGTATGGTTTGAAGATAGGAACGATGCTGATGTTCTGCAATTACCAAAAGGTAATCCGATTATATTTTTACCGGCTGGTATTAGAGCGATTAAAGATCCTCTATACGTATGGAAAGAAATAAAAGAATTAAAGAAAACATTTCAGAATCTACAATTCATTATAGCTGGTATAGTCATCGAGAAAGATTTGTTTCATGAAATTGATAAGCTATGTAAACAATATGATTGGGTCCATTTTTTGGAGGACGTACCTTTCTATCAAATGAAGCAGTTGTATGAGCATGCTGATATAACAATTAACACATCAGTAACCGAGGGGCAATCCTCATCTATAATTGAGGCCATGTATAATGGATGTCCAGTTTTGGTTAGAGCGAATGAAGGTAATTTAAGTTTAGTTAAGCATGAAGAAACAGGATTCGTTTTTACAGATCAACAATCCTTTTTTATGATGGCAACGAAATTACTTACAAATAAGGACTTAACGGATACCATTTCTACTAATGGAGAAAAATACGTCTTAGAGCACCACTCGCTACAAAAAGAGGTAGGGCAATATATACAACTATATAATCAGTTTTTATGA